In Paenibacillus sp. J23TS9, a single genomic region encodes these proteins:
- a CDS encoding putative DNA-binding protein: MSQENRLEKTNRINQLFDFYELLLTEKQQTFLKYYFHDDFSLGEIAAEFEISRQAVYEHIKRAEQVLELYEEKLGLLKKHDRRIQELAKLRGLVNASGMEQDKKTSINEIVDVLGAWE; this comes from the coding sequence ATGAGTCAGGAGAATAGGCTCGAGAAAACGAACCGAATCAATCAGTTATTTGACTTTTATGAACTTTTGTTGACAGAGAAGCAGCAGACGTTCCTTAAATATTACTTTCATGATGATTTTTCCCTTGGGGAAATTGCGGCCGAGTTTGAAATCAGTCGGCAGGCAGTATATGAACACATTAAACGCGCCGAGCAAGTGCTTGAGCTGTATGAGGAAAAGCTCGGGCTATTAAAAAAGCATGACCGGCGTATACAAGAGCTGGCAAAGCTGCGTGGGCTGGTGAATGCCAGCGGTATGGAACAAGATAAGAAAACGAGCATAAATGAAATTGTAGATGTATTAGGAGCATGGGAATAA
- the rpsP gene encoding 30S ribosomal protein S16: protein MAVRIRLKRIGAHKAPFYRIVVSDSRSPRDGRFIEEIGYYNPVQQPAEVKIDEDKALAWLQNGAQASDTVRNLLSKAGVMKKFHELKQQK, encoded by the coding sequence GTGGCAGTACGTATTCGTCTGAAACGCATAGGTGCTCATAAGGCTCCTTTCTACCGCATCGTGGTATCGGATTCCCGTTCCCCGCGTGACGGTCGTTTTATCGAAGAAATCGGTTACTACAACCCGGTTCAACAACCGGCTGAAGTTAAAATCGATGAAGATAAAGCTCTTGCATGGCTCCAAAATGGTGCACAAGCATCCGACACCGTTCGCAACTTGCTTAGCAAAGCGGGCGTAATGAAGAAGTTCCATGAGCTTAAGCAACAGAAATAA
- the trmD gene encoding tRNA (guanosine(37)-N1)-methyltransferase TrmD, which translates to MKVDVLTLFPEMLDGVFRSSILGKAQEKDIVSLNAVNFRDYSGNKHGTVDDTPYGGGGGMVLKPDPIFSAVEDLLSQTSAPPRIILMCPQGETFTQQKAEELSAEEHLIFICGHYEGYDERIREHLVTDELSIGDYVLTGGELPAMVVIDSVVRLLPGVLGNETSAVTDSFSTGLLEYPHYTRPAEFRGWKVPDILLSGHHANIEIWRHEQALKRTLQRRPDLLDKIILSDQDRKVIKRLQQEQQESRS; encoded by the coding sequence ATGAAGGTGGATGTGCTGACTCTTTTTCCGGAAATGCTGGACGGCGTGTTCCGCTCAAGCATTCTGGGAAAAGCGCAGGAAAAGGACATTGTAAGCCTGAATGCGGTTAACTTCCGGGATTATTCGGGGAACAAGCATGGTACGGTGGATGATACTCCATACGGTGGTGGAGGCGGCATGGTGTTAAAGCCTGATCCGATTTTTTCCGCGGTCGAGGATTTGCTGTCCCAAACCTCCGCGCCGCCCCGGATCATTCTCATGTGCCCTCAAGGAGAGACCTTTACCCAACAGAAGGCAGAAGAGCTATCCGCGGAAGAGCATCTCATCTTCATCTGCGGTCATTATGAGGGCTATGATGAACGGATCCGCGAGCATTTGGTCACGGATGAGCTGTCGATCGGCGATTATGTGCTCACTGGCGGTGAATTGCCGGCGATGGTTGTCATTGATTCCGTCGTACGTCTGCTGCCGGGCGTGCTAGGAAATGAAACTTCTGCCGTAACGGATTCGTTCAGCACGGGGCTGCTCGAATATCCACACTATACCAGGCCTGCAGAATTCAGGGGTTGGAAAGTGCCGGATATCCTGCTGAGCGGCCATCATGCCAATATTGAGATTTGGCGCCACGAGCAGGCATTGAAGCGTACGCTGCAGCGCCGACCTGATCTGCTGGACAAAATCATACTTAGTGATCAGGACCGTAAGGTCATCAAGCGTTTGCAGCAGGAACAGCAGGAAAGCCGAAGTTAA
- the ffh gene encoding signal recognition particle protein, with protein MAFEGLTSRLQNVFSKLRGKGKVSEDDVNEAMREVRLALLEADVNFKVVKDFVAKVKEKAIGTDVMESFTPGMVIIDIVNKELTELMGGSQAKLAKANKPPTVIMMVGLQGAGKTTTSGKLAKMLQKQNHRPLLVAGDIYRPAAIKQLQVLGEQINVPVFSLGDKTSPVEIAKQSLQHAKDNGHDYLIVDTAGRLHVDEELMEELRQIHSEVKPDEVLLVVDAMTGQDAVNVADTFNKQLELSGVVLTKLDGDTRGGAALSVKAVTGCPIKFAALGEKIDALEPFHPERMASRILGMGDMLSLIEKAQSNIDTEKAKEMERKMRNAEFTFDDFLEQMEQVKKLGPIDQIMDMIPGMGKLKQAKDLKVDEKQMGRIEAIVHSMTKAEKQSPDIINHNRRKRIATGSGTSLAEVNRLIKQFDEMRRMMKQFSDMMGPKGPKGKALKQLKGLAGKGGMKFPFR; from the coding sequence ATGGCATTTGAAGGATTGACTAGCAGGCTGCAGAATGTGTTCAGCAAGCTGCGCGGCAAGGGTAAGGTATCCGAAGATGATGTAAACGAGGCAATGCGCGAGGTGCGTCTTGCTCTCCTGGAAGCCGACGTCAACTTTAAAGTCGTCAAGGATTTCGTTGCCAAGGTGAAGGAGAAAGCCATCGGTACGGATGTGATGGAGAGCTTCACGCCTGGCATGGTGATCATTGACATTGTCAACAAGGAGCTCACCGAGCTCATGGGTGGAAGCCAGGCGAAGCTGGCAAAGGCGAACAAGCCGCCAACCGTGATTATGATGGTCGGTCTGCAGGGTGCAGGTAAGACCACAACTTCCGGCAAGCTGGCGAAGATGCTGCAGAAGCAGAACCATCGTCCGCTGCTCGTCGCAGGCGATATTTACCGCCCGGCAGCCATCAAGCAGCTTCAGGTGCTAGGTGAACAGATTAACGTGCCTGTATTCTCGCTGGGTGACAAGACAAGCCCGGTTGAAATTGCCAAGCAGAGCTTGCAGCATGCAAAAGACAACGGCCATGATTATCTGATTGTGGATACTGCCGGCCGGCTTCATGTCGATGAAGAGCTGATGGAAGAGCTGCGTCAGATTCACAGCGAGGTCAAGCCGGATGAAGTGCTGCTCGTTGTCGATGCGATGACAGGTCAGGATGCCGTCAACGTAGCGGATACGTTTAACAAACAGCTTGAGCTTTCCGGCGTGGTACTCACCAAGCTGGATGGCGACACTCGTGGCGGTGCGGCGTTGTCCGTCAAGGCCGTCACCGGCTGCCCGATCAAATTCGCTGCTCTTGGCGAGAAGATCGATGCGCTGGAACCTTTCCATCCGGAACGGATGGCTTCACGGATACTCGGAATGGGCGATATGCTGTCCCTGATCGAAAAGGCACAGTCTAACATTGACACCGAGAAAGCGAAGGAAATGGAGCGCAAAATGCGCAACGCCGAATTTACGTTCGACGATTTCCTGGAGCAGATGGAGCAGGTTAAAAAGCTCGGCCCAATCGATCAGATTATGGATATGATCCCCGGTATGGGCAAGCTGAAGCAAGCGAAGGACCTGAAGGTCGACGAGAAGCAAATGGGACGTATTGAAGCCATTGTTCACTCGATGACCAAGGCAGAAAAGCAGAGTCCGGACATCATCAACCATAACCGCCGCAAGCGGATTGCCACAGGCAGCGGTACCTCGCTGGCCGAGGTTAACCGCCTGATCAAGCAATTCGATGAAATGCGCCGGATGATGAAGCAGTTCTCGGATATGATGGGTCCAAAAGGACCAAAAGGTAAAGCTTTAAAACAGCTAAAAGGATTAGCCGGCAAAGGCGGAATGAAATTCCCGTTCCGTTAA
- a CDS encoding dipeptidase has translation MDYKGYFQDNRDKHLNELKEWLSIPSISALSEHKPDVKKAADWLADTMTRAGLENVKIHETKGHPIVYADYQHAEGKPTVLVYGHYDVQPVDPLNLWETPPFEPAIRDGKLFARGATDDKGQLFLHIKAVEAILSQEKELPVNIKFCIEGEEEVSSPNLPSFLEANQDMLQADVVLISDTSLLEKGRPAICTGLRGLCSLEVALHTANTDLHSGSYGGGVPNALHALISLLNSLHDEKGRVSVEGFYKGVLELTPEDREEFKKQSTDENKLKKDLGLDELFGEEGFTFVERTGARPTLELNGVYGGFQGEGSKTVIPKEAHAKITCRLVGHQDPQDILDKIEKHINSHVPTGAKVTVVQMEKGNPFTIDPSTPILQKAADAYEQVYGTRPVFTRDGGSIPIVETFSRVLEAPVVCMGFGLPDENLHAPNEHFNLENFDQGLLTIVDFLKRV, from the coding sequence ATGGATTACAAAGGTTATTTTCAGGACAATAGAGACAAGCATTTGAATGAACTGAAGGAATGGTTATCCATTCCAAGCATTTCGGCTCTTTCCGAACACAAACCGGATGTCAAAAAGGCGGCAGATTGGCTTGCCGATACAATGACCCGCGCTGGACTTGAAAATGTCAAAATTCACGAAACCAAAGGACATCCGATTGTGTATGCCGACTATCAGCATGCCGAAGGCAAACCGACCGTCCTTGTATATGGACACTACGATGTACAGCCGGTGGATCCGCTGAATTTGTGGGAAACGCCGCCTTTTGAGCCGGCTATCCGCGACGGAAAGCTGTTTGCCAGAGGAGCAACAGACGACAAGGGTCAGCTATTCCTACATATCAAAGCAGTGGAGGCCATTCTTTCGCAGGAAAAGGAACTGCCTGTTAACATCAAGTTCTGCATCGAAGGTGAAGAAGAAGTATCGAGTCCGAATCTGCCGAGTTTCCTTGAAGCCAACCAGGACATGCTCCAGGCGGATGTAGTGCTCATCTCCGATACCTCGCTGCTTGAAAAAGGAAGACCGGCCATTTGTACGGGTCTCCGCGGTCTTTGCTCTCTGGAAGTTGCCTTGCACACGGCTAACACCGACCTGCACTCGGGAAGCTACGGCGGTGGCGTGCCCAATGCTCTGCATGCCCTGATCAGCCTGCTGAATTCCTTGCATGATGAAAAGGGTCGGGTAAGCGTTGAAGGCTTTTATAAAGGTGTGCTTGAATTGACACCGGAAGACCGGGAAGAATTCAAAAAGCAGTCCACCGATGAAAACAAGCTGAAGAAGGATCTGGGTTTGGACGAGCTGTTTGGCGAGGAAGGCTTCACCTTTGTGGAAAGAACCGGTGCCCGTCCTACGCTCGAGCTTAACGGCGTCTATGGCGGCTTCCAGGGCGAAGGCAGCAAAACCGTCATTCCGAAGGAAGCACATGCCAAAATTACCTGCCGTCTGGTTGGACATCAGGACCCGCAGGACATTCTCGACAAAATTGAGAAGCATATCAACAGCCATGTGCCAACGGGTGCAAAGGTGACTGTAGTGCAAATGGAAAAAGGAAATCCGTTTACCATTGATCCTTCCACGCCGATTCTCCAGAAGGCTGCTGATGCCTATGAGCAGGTGTATGGAACACGTCCCGTATTCACCCGCGACGGCGGATCCATTCCGATTGTTGAGACGTTCTCACGCGTGCTTGAAGCTCCTGTCGTCTGCATGGGCTTTGGTCTCCCGGATGAGAACCTCCACGCGCCTAACGAGCATTTTAACCTGGAGAACTTCGACCAAGGTCTTTTGACCATCGTAGATTTCCTCAAAAGAGTATAA
- a CDS encoding polysaccharide pyruvyl transferase family protein produces the protein MKIAVCGYYGMGNFGDDLFLRTLQQIFDNHTVFPWNGYMNPSEVNRVIVGGGDLITPYSFNSYYFPKELIHHPLWVYGVGIVDQYPEETWPKEQVDRYRDYISRANRAVFRDKRSADIATKAKFHSHVQHAQDIVFAYDEQDYPVRAYSNRPTIGICVFSYPSFPFENMVRLSQHLLKKGYHLLFIPVINHPTNMYSDLSTCQKLLSRIKELNPKASAETLPMLMELDLTYNYIQHVDYLITYKLHPAIAALRAGKPVFALSKMNKVWSLLESFGMEKYFCDYLLPFETIKNRVDEFLAHGASQVKLQAASIRSAELDSLRQLAALKKEIEAF, from the coding sequence GTGAAGATTGCAGTTTGCGGGTACTACGGTATGGGTAACTTCGGCGATGATCTTTTCTTGCGAACCCTACAGCAAATCTTCGATAACCATACCGTCTTTCCGTGGAACGGTTATATGAATCCATCCGAGGTGAACCGGGTAATTGTCGGAGGCGGGGACTTGATTACGCCTTATTCCTTCAATTCCTATTATTTTCCGAAGGAGCTTATCCATCATCCGCTTTGGGTTTATGGTGTGGGCATCGTAGATCAATATCCGGAAGAAACATGGCCTAAAGAACAGGTCGACCGTTACAGAGACTATATCAGCAGGGCGAACAGAGCCGTTTTCCGTGACAAGAGGTCAGCCGATATCGCGACCAAAGCAAAGTTTCATTCCCATGTCCAGCATGCGCAGGATATTGTGTTTGCTTATGATGAACAAGATTACCCTGTCCGTGCTTATTCCAATCGTCCTACAATCGGGATATGCGTGTTCTCCTACCCGTCATTCCCTTTTGAAAACATGGTCCGGCTCTCACAGCATTTGCTGAAAAAAGGGTATCATTTGCTTTTTATCCCCGTCATTAATCATCCTACCAACATGTATTCAGACCTCTCAACCTGTCAAAAGCTGCTCTCCCGGATCAAGGAGCTAAATCCCAAGGCCTCTGCCGAGACGCTTCCAATGCTAATGGAGCTCGACTTGACCTATAACTATATCCAGCATGTGGACTATTTGATCACGTACAAGCTTCATCCCGCCATTGCAGCATTGCGTGCAGGCAAACCGGTTTTTGCACTGAGCAAGATGAATAAGGTTTGGAGTTTACTCGAGTCCTTTGGCATGGAAAAGTACTTCTGCGACTATCTGCTGCCTTTTGAGACAATCAAAAACCGGGTGGATGAATTTTTGGCGCATGGTGCTTCCCAAGTGAAACTGCAGGCTGCCTCGATCCGATCAGCTGAGCTTGACAGCTTGCGGCAGCTTGCAGCGCTCAAAAAAGAAATAGAAGCTTTTTAG
- a CDS encoding glycosyltransferase — translation MAIIIYPKTMNWTYMRQRPQQLLTQLGAKGHQVFFENLAPLDREFVEAEPNVFLFTDHHAFVRQKLRHLRKSQPVIGWTTWARQRTRLASLYSPDAVVYDCCDEFPQWAKYEPKMVDAADHLVCTAENIRMRLSLAYPDKPLTLIPNGADEGFFNIPVAGRPQDLPSGKIVAYIGAWAYWLDHELMAKAAMAFPDVQFVSIGASYGDIPDYKRLSNVHILGEKPHQELKKYLQHIDVAIIPFQYHPITLATNPVKAYEYLAAGVPVLSTALPECIRMEPYVTTATTHADFIEKLGGMLSRPDDRALREERVSFARVNRWLDRGEAAHNVIMEVLKQKGL, via the coding sequence GTGGCAATCATTATCTACCCCAAAACGATGAACTGGACCTATATGAGGCAGCGACCGCAGCAGCTTCTTACTCAGCTGGGAGCCAAAGGGCATCAGGTTTTCTTTGAAAATCTTGCGCCGCTGGACCGGGAATTCGTGGAAGCCGAGCCCAATGTGTTCTTGTTCACTGATCATCATGCCTTCGTCAGACAGAAGCTTCGCCATCTCAGGAAGTCACAGCCGGTAATCGGGTGGACGACCTGGGCCAGACAACGGACAAGGCTTGCTTCCTTGTACAGTCCCGATGCTGTGGTCTATGACTGTTGTGATGAATTTCCGCAATGGGCTAAATATGAGCCTAAAATGGTCGATGCCGCGGATCATTTGGTATGTACAGCTGAGAATATCCGCATGAGACTCTCTCTGGCCTATCCGGATAAGCCGCTGACATTAATTCCGAACGGCGCTGATGAAGGATTCTTCAACATTCCTGTAGCAGGACGGCCGCAGGATTTGCCTTCCGGAAAAATCGTTGCATATATCGGTGCCTGGGCCTACTGGCTGGATCACGAATTGATGGCCAAAGCAGCAATGGCCTTTCCGGATGTACAGTTCGTATCCATCGGGGCGTCTTATGGTGATATCCCAGATTATAAGCGTCTGTCCAATGTGCATATTCTGGGCGAAAAACCCCATCAGGAGCTGAAGAAGTATTTGCAGCATATTGATGTGGCCATCATCCCTTTTCAATATCATCCCATTACCCTCGCAACAAATCCTGTTAAAGCTTATGAATATCTGGCAGCAGGTGTGCCTGTATTATCAACCGCTCTGCCGGAATGTATCCGTATGGAGCCTTACGTCACGACCGCAACAACACATGCTGATTTTATTGAGAAGCTCGGGGGCATGCTTTCCCGTCCGGATGATCGGGCATTACGTGAGGAGAGAGTGTCGTTTGCCCGCGTTAATCGCTGGCTGGACCGGGGCGAAGCCGCCCATAACGTTATTATGGAGGTCCTGAAACAGAAAGGACTCTAA
- a CDS encoding hemolysin III family protein produces MANTHTYSRREEVANAITHGIGALLSVVALVLLVVFSTMKGTAWHVVSFSVYGTTMLILYLNSTLVHSFKEGKVKDLFEIFDHSSIYLYIAGTYTPFMLVAVRSPLGWTLFGTVWGIAILGCLFKAFFTKRFLFMSTIFYLLMGWMIVIVWGPLNAAIAPGGIALLAVGGLLYTLGTIFYVWRGFPYHHAIWHLFVLAGSIVHFFAVLIYLLPWS; encoded by the coding sequence ATGGCAAATACACATACCTACAGTCGTAGGGAAGAAGTAGCCAATGCCATTACCCACGGAATCGGAGCGTTGCTCAGCGTAGTCGCGCTTGTGCTGCTTGTTGTCTTTTCGACGATGAAAGGAACGGCTTGGCATGTTGTCAGCTTTTCGGTCTATGGAACAACCATGCTGATTCTGTATCTGAATTCCACGTTGGTTCACAGTTTTAAAGAGGGCAAGGTTAAGGATTTGTTTGAAATTTTTGACCATTCCTCGATTTATCTGTATATTGCGGGTACGTATACGCCGTTTATGCTGGTTGCTGTACGCAGCCCGCTCGGATGGACCCTGTTTGGAACGGTCTGGGGCATCGCGATATTGGGCTGTTTATTCAAAGCCTTTTTTACAAAACGCTTCCTGTTCATGTCGACGATTTTTTATCTTTTGATGGGATGGATGATTGTCATCGTCTGGGGACCGTTGAATGCGGCGATCGCACCAGGCGGCATTGCTCTTCTTGCCGTAGGCGGTCTTTTATATACGCTGGGTACCATTTTTTACGTGTGGAGGGGATTCCCGTACCATCATGCGATCTGGCATTTGTTCGTCCTGGCTGGAAGCATCGTCCATTTTTTTGCGGTACTGATTTATCTGCTGCCATGGTCATAA
- the rimM gene encoding ribosome maturation factor RimM (Essential for efficient processing of 16S rRNA), giving the protein MPQILMNVGKIVNTHGIKGEIKVLPHTDFPEVRFAEGNELLLVTADGKAPMPVIVQSSRFHKNMYIVKLEGYDNINEVEKFKGSMLKVTQEDVVELPENEYYFHQIIGCKVVTDEGKELGVITDILIPGANDVWVVQPTSGKSILIPVIDDVVLDVNVKEQKVLVHIMEGLL; this is encoded by the coding sequence ATGCCGCAAATACTTATGAATGTAGGCAAAATTGTCAACACACATGGAATTAAAGGGGAGATTAAGGTGCTCCCCCACACGGACTTTCCGGAGGTTCGCTTCGCAGAGGGGAATGAACTTCTGTTAGTGACCGCTGATGGAAAGGCACCGATGCCCGTAATCGTTCAATCTTCCAGATTTCATAAGAACATGTACATCGTCAAGCTGGAAGGGTACGATAATATTAATGAAGTTGAGAAATTCAAGGGAAGCATGCTGAAGGTTACCCAGGAAGATGTAGTGGAGCTGCCTGAAAACGAGTACTATTTCCACCAAATTATTGGCTGCAAGGTTGTTACGGATGAAGGTAAAGAGCTTGGTGTCATTACCGACATTCTAATACCTGGAGCAAATGATGTTTGGGTGGTGCAGCCGACTAGCGGCAAAAGCATCCTTATTCCCGTCATTGATGACGTCGTTCTGGATGTCAACGTGAAGGAGCAGAAAGTGCTCGTTCACATTATGGAAGGGCTGCTGTAG
- the ftsY gene encoding signal recognition particle-docking protein FtsY, with translation MSFFKKLKESISSKTESVTNKFRDGLEKTRKGFVEKVTDLMVRRKKIDEEFYEELEEILIGADVGVNTVMELIEDLRAEVKKQRIENAAELQPILSQKLMELLRGDDDNEIRMNPDGITVILFVGVNGVGKTTTIGKLAHRFKQEGKKVLLAAGDTFRAGAIEQLEVWGERAGVEVIKQHAGSDPAAVMFDAVQAAKQRQADILICDTAGRLQNKSNLMEELNKIFRVIQREIPGAPHEVLMVLDATTGQNALNQAKLFGEKSGVTGLVLTKLDGTAKGGIVVAIRQELNLPVKFVGLGEKMEDLQPFDSQQFVHALFAGLIQEEELIPETENQDEQEQ, from the coding sequence ATGAGCTTTTTTAAAAAGCTGAAAGAGAGCATTTCCAGCAAAACAGAATCCGTCACGAACAAGTTCCGTGATGGACTGGAGAAAACCCGTAAAGGGTTTGTCGAGAAGGTGACCGACCTCATGGTTCGCCGTAAAAAGATCGACGAGGAATTTTACGAGGAACTTGAGGAGATTTTGATTGGTGCCGACGTGGGCGTGAACACGGTGATGGAGCTGATCGAAGATCTGCGCGCTGAAGTGAAAAAGCAGCGGATCGAAAATGCGGCTGAGCTGCAGCCTATTCTCTCCCAAAAGCTGATGGAATTGCTGCGCGGCGATGACGACAATGAAATTCGCATGAACCCGGATGGCATCACTGTTATCCTGTTCGTTGGCGTTAATGGCGTCGGGAAAACAACGACGATCGGCAAGCTTGCACACCGTTTCAAGCAGGAGGGCAAAAAGGTTCTGCTTGCTGCCGGCGACACCTTCCGAGCAGGGGCCATTGAGCAGCTCGAGGTATGGGGTGAACGTGCAGGCGTTGAGGTTATTAAGCAGCATGCAGGATCGGATCCTGCTGCAGTCATGTTCGATGCTGTGCAAGCTGCAAAGCAGCGCCAAGCGGATATCCTGATCTGTGATACGGCAGGACGCCTGCAGAATAAATCCAACCTGATGGAAGAACTCAATAAAATCTTCCGCGTCATCCAGCGTGAAATTCCGGGTGCGCCGCATGAAGTACTGATGGTGCTGGATGCAACCACTGGACAAAATGCACTGAATCAAGCAAAACTCTTTGGTGAGAAGAGTGGTGTTACAGGACTCGTGCTTACGAAGCTGGATGGTACAGCCAAAGGTGGTATTGTGGTAGCCATCCGCCAAGAGCTGAATCTACCGGTGAAATTTGTGGGCCTCGGCGAGAAAATGGAAGATCTGCAGCCGTTTGATTCCCAGCAATTCGTGCATGCTCTCTTTGCCGGGTTGATCCAGGAAGAAGAGCTGATTCCTGAGACCGAGAATCAGGATGAGCAGGAACAATAG
- a CDS encoding KH domain-containing protein: MEELVGVIAKALVDHPEDVIVKKVEKDHLVVYELTVHPDDVGKVIGKQGRIAKALRTVVTSAAVKMDKRVTVDIIS, encoded by the coding sequence ATGGAAGAATTAGTTGGAGTTATTGCTAAGGCTTTAGTGGATCATCCCGAAGATGTCATCGTGAAGAAGGTGGAGAAAGACCACCTGGTTGTATATGAACTGACCGTGCATCCTGATGATGTGGGTAAGGTTATCGGCAAACAGGGCCGGATCGCCAAAGCGCTTCGCACGGTTGTCACTTCAGCAGCAGTCAAAATGGATAAACGCGTAACCGTGGATATTATATCTTAA